The following are from one region of the Nicotiana tabacum cultivar K326 chromosome 3, ASM71507v2, whole genome shotgun sequence genome:
- the LOC107779814 gene encoding CBS domain-containing protein CBSX5-like: MAVSFLNREVSDLCLGKPALKPIPAKATVSEALTALKKSGETHVSVWSCDHSTKVLEEEGGAGADSVCRCVGKISMVDVICFLSKEENLVNPSKALETPVAQILPKGDSIVRHLDPNSSLLEAIDYILEGAQNLVIPIQNYRSTPSRKRLLSKASSLLPTNHNGVEYCWLTQEDIVRFLLNSIGVFSPMPTFSIDSLNIINHDIMTVRYHNPAISSLDAITLAHIEQSSVAVVDEDNRLIGEISPFTLAYCDETVAAAIATLSAGDLMAYIDYGGPAEDLVELVKTRLQDKKLKAMVELLDEEFSLSSSSSSASSCSSDDESGSSRNTVLGRFSSARRSEAITCYPWSSLVAVMIQALAHRANSIWVMDADHNLIGVVTFKGILEVFRSIANARRKPERENTSKQ; the protein is encoded by the exons ATGGCAGTAAGTTTTCTGAATCGGGAGGTATCAGACCTGTGCCTTGGTAAGCCGGCATTAAAGCCTATTCCGGCAAAAGCCACCGTATCTGAGGCGTTAACGGCGTTGAAAAAATCCGGCGAGACCCATGTAAGCGTTTGGAGCTGTGACCATTCCACGAAGGTTCTAGAAGAAGAAGGTGGGGCTGGGGCTGATTCTGTGTGCCGCTGTGTAGGGAAGATCTCTATGGTAGATGTGATTTGCTTTCTTTCTAAAGAAGAGAATTTGGTTAATCCTTCTAAGGCTCTTGAGACTCCTGTGGCTCAGATTTTGCCTAAAGGAGATTCCATTGTTAGGCATTTGGATCCCAATTCAAg CTTGCTGGAAGCAATAGATTACATTCTTGAAGGTGCCCAGAACCTGGTTATACCAATTCAAAACTACAGGAGCACGCCTTCGAGGAAAAGGCTTTTGAGTAAAGCATCCTCACTGCTTCCCACAAATCATAACGGAGTTGAATACTGCTGGCTAACACAAGAAGACATTGTCCGGTTCCTTCTCAACTCCATTGGAGTCTTCTCTCCTATGCCCACCTTTTCAATCGATTCACTCAACATCATAAATCACGACATCATGACTGTTCGCTACCACAATCCTGCAATCTCTTCCTTGGATGCCATTACTCTCGCTCATATTGAGCAGAGCTCAGTTGCAGTTGTTGATGAAGATAACCGGTTGATTGGCGAAATCTCTCCCTTCACTCTGGCCTATTGTGATGAAACTGTTGCAGCTGCAATCGCGACCCTTTCAGCTGGTGATCTCATGGCATACATTGACTATGGTGGTCCTGCAGAGGATTTAGTCGAGTTAGTCAAAACGAGGCTTCAAGATAAGAAACTCAAGGCAATGGTGGAACTATTAGATGAAGAGTTTTCACTGTCTTCATCGTCATCTTCTGCTTCGAGTTGTTCATCAGACGATGAATCTGGCTCGAGTAGAAATACTGTGCTGGGGCGATTTTCTTCAGCTAGAAGGTCTGAGGCGATTACTTGTTATCCATGGAGTTCGTTGGTGGCTGTGATGATTCAAGCTCTTGCACATCGTGCTAATTCTATTTGGGTCATGGATGCAGATCATAATTTGATTGGAGTTGTAACATTTAAAGGAATTCTGGAAGTTTTCAGGAGTATTGCTAATGCGAGGCGTAAACCAGAAAGGGAAAATACATCAAAGCAATAA